From Apium graveolens cultivar Ventura chromosome 9, ASM990537v1, whole genome shotgun sequence, the proteins below share one genomic window:
- the LOC141686971 gene encoding uncharacterized protein LOC141686971 produces the protein MEGKYSLYSQGNSGWSSTRNEELQENDVWGVVGESKYINSRAGKSKDISTYNAPHGLPTAAKMIPRTQTSACNEPVTQICQQSAPLNIPDWSKIYGNKVSNKTTNKFLWLDHDDDNDDNDYHEFRRDNWESDEDDGEDNMIPPHEWIAKKLATSQISSFSVCEGAGRTLKGRDLRRVRNAILSKTGFLE, from the coding sequence ATGGAAGGCAAGTATAGCTTGTATAGCCAGGGTAATAGCGGCTGGAGTAGCACGAGGAATGAAGAGCTACAAGAAAATGATGTTTGGGGTGTTGTTGGCGAAAGCAAATATATCAATTCTAGAGCTGGTAAGTCTAAGGATATCTCTACTTATAATGCTCCTCATGGCCTTCCAACCGCTGCCAAAATGATTCCAAGAACGCAAACCAGTGCTTGTAATGAACCCGTAACTCAAATTTGCCAGCAGTCAGCTCCATTAAACATTCCAGACTGGTCAAAAATATATGGCAACAAGGTCTCCAACAAGACAACCAACAAATTCTTGTGGCTTGATCATGATGATGATAACGACGACAATGACTACCACGAATTCAGAAGAGACAACTGGGAAAGCGATGAAGATGATGGCGAGGACAATATGATACCCCCGCATGAATGGATAGCCAAGAAGCTAGCAACAAGTCAGATTTCTTCGTTTTCGGTGTGTGAAGGAGCTGGGAGGACTCTTAAAGGGAGAGATCTGAGGAGGGTAAGAAATGCAATCTTAAGCAAAACAGGATTTCTTGAATAA